The following coding sequences are from one bacterium window:
- a CDS encoding ABC transporter ATP-binding protein has product MICLEDISRTYAMKSGLVYALSRVSLSIERGEFVAVMGPSGSGKSTLMNIIGCLDRPTSGRYYLEDVDVSQLSDNDLAAVRNRKIGFVFQNYNLLPRMTILKNVELALMYAGHPRGARREATARAALEAVGLAQRVIHRPYELSGGQQQRAAIARALATDPALLLADEPTGSLDSATGEEIMHIFCELNRKGKTILLVTHEQAMTRYVHRIVRLKDGCINREAGR; this is encoded by the coding sequence TGCCATGAAATCAGGGCTGGTGTATGCCCTCAGCAGGGTCAGCCTCTCGATTGAGCGAGGTGAATTTGTGGCGGTGATGGGGCCGTCCGGTTCCGGCAAGTCCACGTTGATGAATATTATCGGCTGCCTCGACCGGCCTACGTCGGGCCGGTATTATCTCGAAGATGTCGATGTTTCTCAATTGAGCGACAATGACCTTGCCGCAGTCAGAAACCGGAAAATCGGCTTTGTCTTCCAGAATTATAACCTGCTGCCCAGGATGACTATTCTGAAAAACGTCGAGCTGGCACTGATGTATGCAGGGCATCCGCGAGGTGCCAGGCGGGAGGCGACTGCCAGAGCGGCGCTTGAGGCCGTAGGTCTGGCCCAGAGGGTGATTCACAGGCCATACGAGCTATCGGGAGGCCAGCAGCAGCGGGCAGCCATCGCCAGGGCACTGGCTACGGATCCTGCGCTGCTGCTTGCTGATGAGCCCACCGGCAGCCTTGATTCAGCCACGGGAGAGGAGATAATGCATATCTTTTGTGAGCTGAACAGGAAAGGAAAGACCATTCTCCTCGTTACCCACGAGCAGGCCATGACCAGGTATGTGCACCGCATCGTCCGGTTGAAGGACGGCTGTATCAACCGGGAGGCCGGCAGGTAG